In Candidatus Methylacidithermus pantelleriae, the genomic window TGGTGGCGCCGATTCGCTTGCTCTGGGAGGTGGTACGTGACCCCTCCCTGATTCGCTCCGCGTGGTACTGGCTAAGAAAAGGCAGATTCAACAAGTGGCAGGATATCGTCATGACACTATTGGGAACCTTCTTTGCTTGTGCCCGGGTCAAGGATTTTCGGACTCGTAATCCCGACCTTTTTCACGGCGCCTGGGCGACGGCTCCCGCCACTGCGGCTGCCGTTCTTGGCAGACTCTGTAGAAAGCCCTTTAGCTTTGGAGCCCATGCCTATGACCTTTATCGGGGAGGGGGAGATGCGCTTCTTTTCCCTAAGTTAGAAAAAGCTTCTTTCGTTCATACAAGCACGCAGCTGGCCCAGCAAGAGTTAGTAAAACTTTGTCCGGGAGCCACAAGTAAGATTATTCTAGCGCGGAGAGGACTTTTTTATCTCCCGGACGTTACTCCCCGAGACTCTTTCGCCCCGGGGGGAGAGCTCCGGATCCTTTCCGTAGGAAGGCTCGTCCCGAAAAAGGGTTGGGAAATTCAGTGGCAGGCTGCCCGGCTTCTTCGACAAGAGGGGGTACGGTTCCACTGGGTGATCGTGGGAACGGGACCCCTAGAAAAAACTCTCCGAGCCCAAATCCGCGCCGCCCAATTAGATCATTGGGTAACCCTTGCCGGAGAATTGCCCTACTCGAATGTCGAAAAGGCCTATCGGAGGAGTCATCTCTTTTGGTTTACCGGAGTCACAGCCCCGGACGGAGATCGGGATGGCTTCCCCAACGTGATCGCAGAAGCCTGGGCATACGAACTTCCGGTGATTGCTACCCGCACGGGAGCCGTTACGGAAGCGTTGGTTCATGGCGTCAACGGCTGGCTTCTCAAGGAGCCCCATCCAAGGGAGTTAGCCGAAGTTACTATCCAGCTTTGGCAGGACCCGGCTCTGCGCACGCGTCTCGGCAAGGAGGGCCGGCGCTGGGTCCAAGAGCATTACCTTGTTACGAGAAACGTCCTGCCCCTGTGGAAAGCCATCCAAGAAGTGACAAGGTCTTACTTTCGACCCGCCCAGGGCGAGGAACTTGGGACCCGCCAGCTCCTTCAGGGCTAAGGACCTAACAGGAGTCAGGTAAATCTTTGTCTACGACTGCCTCTCTGACCTTTGTATCGGCCTAGCGAGACTGCTCAAAGATTCGGGAACCGACGGACGGTTCTTTTTGCAAGCTGGAACGCCGGGCTTGGTCCTTTCCCAATGCAGCCTCCACCGCTTTGCGCCAGCTCCCGAAAAACCTCGGTTTGCACGCAGCCGCAAATAGCGCTGGATATCGTTGGCGGATCTCCGTACTTGTCAGAGGCAAACCCTCCTTGTGAAAAGCCCGAATCTCTTCCAGGATCTGCTCGGGAGTCCAGCGACGCCGGCGGCGGATCTTTTCGTAATCCAACCCAGCTCTTCGGATCGCCTCTGCCCAGCTCCCAAACCGACGCCGGGCCGTGGCAATAAGAGAGTTGCCCACTTCATCCATGTGCTTCGAAGAAAGGTCAGCGCCAATCTGGTGCAGCCGGCGGATCTCATGTAAAATTTGCTCTTCCGTCCAGGAGCGATACCGGTAAATCTCCCCAGGCTCAAGACCAGCAGCCGTGAGTGCATCTTTCCAGCTTCCGAAATACGCCGGCCGAATCGCGG contains:
- a CDS encoding glycosyltransferase, giving the protein MFLVRELQALSTLGAQVEVHSLWGKSPVDPAEFSLPPGITAYPAPGKKYLVAPIRLLWEVVRDPSLIRSAWYWLRKGRFNKWQDIVMTLLGTFFACARVKDFRTRNPDLFHGAWATAPATAAAVLGRLCRKPFSFGAHAYDLYRGGGDALLFPKLEKASFVHTSTQLAQQELVKLCPGATSKIILARRGLFYLPDVTPRDSFAPGGELRILSVGRLVPKKGWEIQWQAARLLRQEGVRFHWVIVGTGPLEKTLRAQIRAAQLDHWVTLAGELPYSNVEKAYRRSHLFWFTGVTAPDGDRDGFPNVIAEAWAYELPVIATRTGAVTEALVHGVNGWLLKEPHPRELAEVTIQLWQDPALRTRLGKEGRRWVQEHYLVTRNVLPLWKAIQEVTRSYFRPAQGEELGTRQLLQG
- a CDS encoding homing endonuclease associated repeat-containing protein, giving the protein MSISATYRDRNRVWTPELVLEEIRAWKEAGRPLYSHYMRKHFQELLAAGIRYFGSWKQAVEKAGISYEEVRRYQKWSKAKIVETIQRLHRQGVDLSFRAMMLGPYAPMVYAAIRPAYFGSWKDALTAAGLEPGEIYRYRSWTEEQILHEIRRLHQIGADLSSKHMDEVGNSLIATARRRFGSWAEAIRRAGLDYEKIRRRRRWTPEQILEEIRAFHKEGLPLTSTEIRQRYPALFAAACKPRFFGSWRKAVEAALGKDQARRSSLQKEPSVGSRIFEQSR